In Tubulanus polymorphus chromosome 2, tnTubPoly1.2, whole genome shotgun sequence, a single window of DNA contains:
- the LOC141900084 gene encoding uncharacterized protein LOC141900084, which produces MADDERRKMRQLMREKEEKNGEDKVNFLYKSSKVDGEEFLLGRKINNFEDFEETRFEDKPEPIGSIFEDPIAAGRAHIDMETKMREDPLFAIRKKQDDARREILRNPIKMKKLQRQVDVMKQEKKKEKKRKKKKKKSDGDDDSDEDILTKYLEIVEKKYKQSKSSEKTTENSVKTGRHGNDGRTRRRSRSPSPRKRSSSPRRRPKSRSPKKRSRSRSPRRRPESRSPQRRSRSRSPRRRPESRSSKRQSRSRSPRRRSRSRSLAVRARSNHKHSKSPPHQQQQQQQQQSSQKLTSSDKQRKLQEMMDNAKQRNTERELNVKSYKKEDDKLVVPPTGVKEDFVNPMLANHVTMSSVENRIKRNIYNIQRTNAELEKNFARK; this is translated from the coding sequence ATGGCGGACGACGAGAGACGAAAAATGCGACAATTAATGCGCGAAAAAGAGGAAAAAAATGGAGAAGATAAAGTGAATTTTCTTTATAAATCGAGTAAAGTCGACGGCGAAGAATTTTTATTGggtcgaaaaataaacaattttgaaGATTTCGAAGAGACTCGTTTTGAAGATAAACCGGAACCGATAGGATCGATATTCGAGGATCCGATAGCGGCCGGTCGCGCTCATATCGACATGGAAACAAAAATGAGAGAAGATCCGCTGTTCGCGATCCGTAAAAAACAGGACGACGCTCGCAGAGAAATTCTACGAAATccgatcaaaatgaaaaaacttcaACGACAAGTCGACGTTATGAAACAAGAgaagaaaaaagagaaaaaaagaaagaagaaaaagaagaagtcAGATGGCGATGATGATAGTGATGAGGACATTCTTACGAAATATCTCGAGATTGTCgagaaaaaatacaaacaatcGAAATCAAGTGAAAAAACTACCGAAAATTCTGTTAAAACAGGTCGTCATGGTAACGACGGACGGACGCGGAGGAGATCGCGATCACCGTCTCCTAGGAAACGATCGAGTTCACCTAGGAGACGACCTAAATCGAGGTCTCCTAAGAAACGATCCCGGTCGAGATCACCTAGAAGACGACCTGAATCGAGGTCGCCTCAGAGACGGTCCCGGTCAAGGTCACCTAGGAGACGACCTGAATCGAGGTCGTCTAAGAGACAGTCTAGGTCGAGGTCACCTAGGAGACGATCTAGGTCAAGGTCTCTGGCAGTGAGAGCGAGATCTAATCACAAACATTCTAAATCGCCTCcacatcagcagcagcagcagcagcagcagcaatcgTCACAGAAACTTACATCTAGTGATAAACAACGTAAACTACAAGAAATGATGGATAACGCTAAACAGCGTAACACGGAACGGGAATTAAACgtaaaatcatataaaaaagaaGATGATAAACTAGTAGTGCCACCTACTGGTGTAAAAGAGGACTTTGTTAATCCGATGTTAGCGAATCACGTAACAATGAGTTCAGTTGAAAATCGaatcaaaagaaatatttataatattcaaagaaCAAACGCTGAATTAGAGAAAAATTTtgccagaaaataa
- the LOC141900426 gene encoding uncharacterized protein LOC141900426 isoform X1 — protein sequence MRKLFISVTTRGTKMNSIIGDILLTLFLCLSCVKSQGISNGLVIINSTTPTVPAAGFIFNENSGSGSIPVYLTTNGAPSTISSNSVSITCEQTPPAASVGFTSVIFNPVTVTPAVSISASVTFSIQKSGRAVNIRCYGITLGFTPTIINGTQTTFPQFTRTTSISQPRLLTVTKAPTVELCYTDFVSVPNMNSVTSSQFNIELSEPVSGANVTITCSQTATGVTDGLVLNIPSVKVAIGNSKSVVPYSIVTRGSEVFVQCQGQSDTGNQFLNSNSIGVRKKFVQRTGAAQFLPETAIITSNQFQVSLVLDSSLSISGLDVNFECSLIPVSDTIHARFVSQNAARFCYTQTSITPGLNNTSTAPTPSVSSSTTPSNTASSTTGAPTSGAPTTGAPTTSGPVLTTQSTTTASNSSWSLTPSSMTFIAADGESYKLISISRSQRAPSARVSELLTVVCCSPSDNNQNPKYQNVTATMIIAANLYPEKPINFTASPESGVTVKETVLQNPAFVEVSPCTCDLTVNQCDNNCCCDRSCTGDDNSTFHCFTGIYGGTKQDSIPDHKCEANDRYDAEQYDRFMCVWRETNAWLGYYHLPQNKISTQADITTKLTSINESNWRESSFIKEPPVSGVDFKYGSELTTVIYSDGIVKYRGSLSLPQRYLSRECLTESPVRYLIDKSSNCQTEISKLLCENRGSRLNARMYAMGTNKRPCSTPVRISTTYNGLTPLTVDASYYCATDLNSYIINTGASSAKQPLKHSLFKGLNNVTGCSFRGQKFVCQGGVEQLSRPVPNTLPARCSFDDGLTEPPEPVWDSINNVCRNSVIDVNYQFQWSGSTLTKLTARYVLADVPVETTINETIQTVFTVLENKTISGNTTELNVTKTTTSTNTITFSTILNQKYKTEFKPRGKTQVSANLYQPFSGNSGYDIDKPLIAGVGVYNNQNSLTRIDASRSVNIFLPTADGLCSNSRLTEVPFAIDVSSACFINLKLSDFNDCQYLKELILANLNAAMPADFIAPIGNPDLTKTDAWIPIIRENIINYIRPTSASTNATTAPPISTTVDPGQRAFYEPYDVIKGQCENITTGINLQVIYSQTGEIKGKSIYRIMGAYINYTISSIDLSCSGTESKRCLPNSQQIEPFQLTSTVQFIKVNGLIPYPPTQNHTVMRRAGICWWDVCDEHVLFPLLPEFQGDSREYTLAMGLLLTFLFIWFYIFVCFPWKHLEP from the exons ATGCGGAAACTGTTTATATCAGTAACAACTCGTGGCACCAAAATGAATTCTATAATCGGAGACATTCTTTTGACGCTGTTTTTGTGTTTGAGTTGTGTGAAATCACAAG GAATCAGTAATGGTTTAGTGATTATTAACTCTACGACCCCCACAGTCCCGGCCGCTGGGtttatattcaatgaaaattctgGTTCAGGTTCGATTCCTGTTTATCTTACAACTAACGGAGCGCCATCTACAATCAGTAGTAATAGT GTATCGATTACGTGTGAACAGACACCACCTGCGGCAAGCGTCGGTTTTACCAGTGTTATATTTAATCCAGTAACGGTAACACCTGCTGTCTCCATCTCTGCTTCAGTCACCTTCAG TATTCAGAAATCTGGTAGAGCTGTAAATATCCGTTGTTATGGAATTACACTGGGTTTTACACCAACAATTATCAATGGAACTCAAACTACATTTCCGCAGTTTACTAGAACAACATCAATCAGTCAACCTAG GTTATTGACGGTTACTAAAGCCCCGACTGTTGAATTGTGTTACACTGATTTTGTATCTGTACCCAACATGAACAGCGTCACTAGTTCACAGTTCAATATTGAACTCAG TGAACCAGTTTCTGGAGCTAATGTAACGATAACTTGTTCTCAAACTGCGACTGGAGTAACGG ATGGTTTGGTTTTGAATATACCGTCTGTTAAAGTCGCTATCGGCAACAGTAAATCCGTG GTTCCTTATTCGATCGTCACGCGAGGAAGTGAAGTGTTCGTACAATGTCAAGGTCAATCGGATACCGgtaatcagtttttgaattcGAATTCAATTG GCGTAAGAAAGAAGTTCGTCCAGCGAACTGGCGCAGCTCAATTCCTACCTGAAACTGCCATTATTActtcaaatcaatttcaa gtgtcgctagtgttgGATAGTAGTTTATCTATATCGGGTTTGGACGTGAATTTCGAATGTTCGTTGATTCCTGTCTCCGATACGATTCATGCTCGATTCGTTTCGCAGAACGCGGCTCGATTCTGTTACACGCAAACTAGTATTACACCCGGACTGAATAATACTTCTACGGCTCCTACTCCGAGTGTATCGTCATCAACTACTCCATCGAATACAGCCTCTTCAACTACCGGCGCTCCGACTTCTGGTGCTCCAACAACTGGTGCTCCAACTACTT ctggTCCAGTTTTAACAACTCAATCTACAACAACGGCTTCCAATTCATCGTGGTCTTTAACCCCGAGTTCGATGACATTCATCGCTGCT GATGGTGAGAGTTATAAACTGATATCGATATCGAGATCTCAACGAGCTCCGTCAGCTCGCGTTAGTGAATTATTAACAGTCGTCTGCTGTTCGCCGTCCGACAACAATCAAAATCCTAAATATCAGAACGTCACGGCAACGATGATCATAGCGGCGAATCTGTATCCAGAGAAACCGATTAATTTCACGGCTTCGCCAG AATCTGGTGTAACAGTGAAGGAAACAGTCTTACAGAATCCCGCGTTTGTTGAAGTATCACCGTGTACTTGTGATTTAACAGTGAATCAATGTGATAATAATTGTTGTTGTGACCGA AGTTGTACTGGTGACGATAATTCAACGTTTCACTGTTTTACCGGAATTTACGGAGGCACTAAACAGGATTCGATTCCCGATCATAAATGTGAAGCGAACGATCGTTACGACGCAGAACAATACGATAGATTCATGTGCGTCTGGAGAGAGACTAACGCTTGGTTGGGATATTATCATCTACCGCAGAATAAAATATCAACACAAGCAGATATTACGACGAAACTAACATCAATCAATGAATCGAACTGGCG tgAATCATCGTTTATCAAAGAACCACCGGTTTCTGGTGTCGATTTTAAATACGGTTCTGAATTAACAACTGTGATTTATTCCGACGGAATCGTAAAATATCGCGGTTCACTATCTCTACCGCAGCGCTACCTATCAAGGGAATGTTTAACCGAATCGCCCGTTCGTTATTTGATCGATAAATCATCGAATTGTCAAACGGAGATCTCGAAACTTCTCTGCGAGAATCGGGGATCTCGTTTAAACGCGAGGATGTACGCGATGGGTACGAATAAACGCCCCTGCTCGACACCGGTTAGAATCTCTACTACGTATAACGGATTAACGCCGCTTACTGTCGACGCCAGTTACTACTGCGCGACTGATTTAAACTCGTATATCATCAACACGGGCGCCTCCTCCGCCAAACAACCTTTAAAACATTCACTATTTAAAGGTTTAAATAATGTGACCGGGTGTTCGTTCCGAGGGCAGAAATTTGTGTGTCAAGGTGGTGTGGAGCAGCTATCGAGACCGGTGCCGAATACTCTTCCCGCTAGATGTAGTTTTGATGATGGATTAACGGAGCCCCCGGAACCCGTCTGGGATTCAATCAATAACGTCTGCAGGAACTCTGTGATCGAtgtcaattatcaatttcagtGGTCCGGTTCGACTCTTACTAAACTCACTGCGCGTTACGTGTTAGCTGACGTTCCCGTGGAAACAACTATTAATGAGACAATACAAACCGTTTTTACCGTTctagaaaacaaaacaatatcGGGCAACACAACAGAACTGAACGTTACCAAGACAACGACGAGCACGAATACAATTACGTTTTCGACGATACtgaatcagaaatataaaacAGAATTTAAACCTCGCGGTAAAACTCAGGTTTCAGCGAATCTGTATCAACCGTTTTCAGGAAATTCag GTTATGATATTGATAAACCGCTGATTGCTGGTGTCGGAGTTTACAACAATCAGAACAGTTTAACACGTATCGACGCTTCACGATCAGTGAATATATTCCTCCCGACAGCAGACGGATTATGTTCAAACTCTCGTCTCACCGAGGTTCCGTTCGCTATCGATGTCTCCAGCGCGTGTTTTATCAATCTGAAACTCTCAGATTTTAACGACTGCCAATATTTAAA GGAGCTGATTCTGGCTAATTTAAACGCTGCGATGCCCGCTGATTTTATAGCACCGATCGGAAATCCCGATTTAACTAAAACGGACGCCTGGATTCCAATTATAAG ggaaaacattatcaattacattcgACCTACGTCTGCTTCTACTAACGCTACTACTGCGCCACCTATTAGCACCACTGTAGATCCGGGACAGCGCGCTTTTTACGAGCCTTACGACGTGATAAAGGGTCAATGTGAAAATATAACCACGGGAATAAACCTGCAAGTGATATACAGTCAAACTGGAGAAATTAAAGGAAAATCTATTTACAGAATTATGGGCGCTTATATCAA ttacACAATATCATCGATAGATTTGAGTTGTAGTGGAACAGAGTCTAAACGATGTTTACCAAACAGTCAACAAATTGAACCGTTTCAATTGACATCAACGGTCCAATTTATTAAAGTGAATGGATTGATTCCTTACCCTCCGACACA GAATCATACAGTAATGCGTAGAGCTGGTATTTGCTGGTGGGATGTTTGTGATGAACATGTACTGTTCCCGCTACTCCCCGAGTTTCAGGGCGACTCACGAGAATACACCCTCGCCATGGGTttattattaacatttttatttatctggttttatatatttgtttgtttcCCCTGGAAACATCTCGAACCATAG
- the LOC141900426 gene encoding uncharacterized protein LOC141900426 isoform X2, translated as MRKLFISVTTRGTKMNSIIGDILLTLFLCLSCVKSQGISNGLVIINSTTPTVPAAGFIFNENSGSGSIPVYLTTNGAPSTISSNSVSITCEQTPPAASVGFTSVIFNPVTVTPAVSISASVTFSIQKSGRAVNIRCYGITLGFTPTIINGTQTTFPQFTRTTSISQPRLLTVTKAPTVELCYTDFVSVPNMNSVTSSQFNIELSEPVSGANVTITCSQTATGVTDGLVLNIPSVKVAIGNSKSVVPYSIVTRGSEVFVQCQGQSDTGNQFLNSNSIGVRKKFVQRTGAAQFLPETAIITSNQFQVSLVLDSSLSISGLDVNFECSLIPVSDTIHARFVSQNAARFCYTQTSITPGLNNTSTAPTPSVSSSTTPSNTASSTTGAPTSGAPTTGAPTTSGPVLTTQSTTTASNSSWSLTPSSMTFIAADGESYKLISISRSQRAPSARVSELLTVVCCSPSDNNQNPKYQNVTATMIIAANLYPEKPINFTASPVKETVLQNPAFVEVSPCTCDLTVNQCDNNCCCDRSCTGDDNSTFHCFTGIYGGTKQDSIPDHKCEANDRYDAEQYDRFMCVWRETNAWLGYYHLPQNKISTQADITTKLTSINESNWRESSFIKEPPVSGVDFKYGSELTTVIYSDGIVKYRGSLSLPQRYLSRECLTESPVRYLIDKSSNCQTEISKLLCENRGSRLNARMYAMGTNKRPCSTPVRISTTYNGLTPLTVDASYYCATDLNSYIINTGASSAKQPLKHSLFKGLNNVTGCSFRGQKFVCQGGVEQLSRPVPNTLPARCSFDDGLTEPPEPVWDSINNVCRNSVIDVNYQFQWSGSTLTKLTARYVLADVPVETTINETIQTVFTVLENKTISGNTTELNVTKTTTSTNTITFSTILNQKYKTEFKPRGKTQVSANLYQPFSGNSGYDIDKPLIAGVGVYNNQNSLTRIDASRSVNIFLPTADGLCSNSRLTEVPFAIDVSSACFINLKLSDFNDCQYLKELILANLNAAMPADFIAPIGNPDLTKTDAWIPIIRENIINYIRPTSASTNATTAPPISTTVDPGQRAFYEPYDVIKGQCENITTGINLQVIYSQTGEIKGKSIYRIMGAYINYTISSIDLSCSGTESKRCLPNSQQIEPFQLTSTVQFIKVNGLIPYPPTQNHTVMRRAGICWWDVCDEHVLFPLLPEFQGDSREYTLAMGLLLTFLFIWFYIFVCFPWKHLEP; from the exons ATGCGGAAACTGTTTATATCAGTAACAACTCGTGGCACCAAAATGAATTCTATAATCGGAGACATTCTTTTGACGCTGTTTTTGTGTTTGAGTTGTGTGAAATCACAAG GAATCAGTAATGGTTTAGTGATTATTAACTCTACGACCCCCACAGTCCCGGCCGCTGGGtttatattcaatgaaaattctgGTTCAGGTTCGATTCCTGTTTATCTTACAACTAACGGAGCGCCATCTACAATCAGTAGTAATAGT GTATCGATTACGTGTGAACAGACACCACCTGCGGCAAGCGTCGGTTTTACCAGTGTTATATTTAATCCAGTAACGGTAACACCTGCTGTCTCCATCTCTGCTTCAGTCACCTTCAG TATTCAGAAATCTGGTAGAGCTGTAAATATCCGTTGTTATGGAATTACACTGGGTTTTACACCAACAATTATCAATGGAACTCAAACTACATTTCCGCAGTTTACTAGAACAACATCAATCAGTCAACCTAG GTTATTGACGGTTACTAAAGCCCCGACTGTTGAATTGTGTTACACTGATTTTGTATCTGTACCCAACATGAACAGCGTCACTAGTTCACAGTTCAATATTGAACTCAG TGAACCAGTTTCTGGAGCTAATGTAACGATAACTTGTTCTCAAACTGCGACTGGAGTAACGG ATGGTTTGGTTTTGAATATACCGTCTGTTAAAGTCGCTATCGGCAACAGTAAATCCGTG GTTCCTTATTCGATCGTCACGCGAGGAAGTGAAGTGTTCGTACAATGTCAAGGTCAATCGGATACCGgtaatcagtttttgaattcGAATTCAATTG GCGTAAGAAAGAAGTTCGTCCAGCGAACTGGCGCAGCTCAATTCCTACCTGAAACTGCCATTATTActtcaaatcaatttcaa gtgtcgctagtgttgGATAGTAGTTTATCTATATCGGGTTTGGACGTGAATTTCGAATGTTCGTTGATTCCTGTCTCCGATACGATTCATGCTCGATTCGTTTCGCAGAACGCGGCTCGATTCTGTTACACGCAAACTAGTATTACACCCGGACTGAATAATACTTCTACGGCTCCTACTCCGAGTGTATCGTCATCAACTACTCCATCGAATACAGCCTCTTCAACTACCGGCGCTCCGACTTCTGGTGCTCCAACAACTGGTGCTCCAACTACTT ctggTCCAGTTTTAACAACTCAATCTACAACAACGGCTTCCAATTCATCGTGGTCTTTAACCCCGAGTTCGATGACATTCATCGCTGCT GATGGTGAGAGTTATAAACTGATATCGATATCGAGATCTCAACGAGCTCCGTCAGCTCGCGTTAGTGAATTATTAACAGTCGTCTGCTGTTCGCCGTCCGACAACAATCAAAATCCTAAATATCAGAACGTCACGGCAACGATGATCATAGCGGCGAATCTGTATCCAGAGAAACCGATTAATTTCACGGCTTCGCCAG TGAAGGAAACAGTCTTACAGAATCCCGCGTTTGTTGAAGTATCACCGTGTACTTGTGATTTAACAGTGAATCAATGTGATAATAATTGTTGTTGTGACCGA AGTTGTACTGGTGACGATAATTCAACGTTTCACTGTTTTACCGGAATTTACGGAGGCACTAAACAGGATTCGATTCCCGATCATAAATGTGAAGCGAACGATCGTTACGACGCAGAACAATACGATAGATTCATGTGCGTCTGGAGAGAGACTAACGCTTGGTTGGGATATTATCATCTACCGCAGAATAAAATATCAACACAAGCAGATATTACGACGAAACTAACATCAATCAATGAATCGAACTGGCG tgAATCATCGTTTATCAAAGAACCACCGGTTTCTGGTGTCGATTTTAAATACGGTTCTGAATTAACAACTGTGATTTATTCCGACGGAATCGTAAAATATCGCGGTTCACTATCTCTACCGCAGCGCTACCTATCAAGGGAATGTTTAACCGAATCGCCCGTTCGTTATTTGATCGATAAATCATCGAATTGTCAAACGGAGATCTCGAAACTTCTCTGCGAGAATCGGGGATCTCGTTTAAACGCGAGGATGTACGCGATGGGTACGAATAAACGCCCCTGCTCGACACCGGTTAGAATCTCTACTACGTATAACGGATTAACGCCGCTTACTGTCGACGCCAGTTACTACTGCGCGACTGATTTAAACTCGTATATCATCAACACGGGCGCCTCCTCCGCCAAACAACCTTTAAAACATTCACTATTTAAAGGTTTAAATAATGTGACCGGGTGTTCGTTCCGAGGGCAGAAATTTGTGTGTCAAGGTGGTGTGGAGCAGCTATCGAGACCGGTGCCGAATACTCTTCCCGCTAGATGTAGTTTTGATGATGGATTAACGGAGCCCCCGGAACCCGTCTGGGATTCAATCAATAACGTCTGCAGGAACTCTGTGATCGAtgtcaattatcaatttcagtGGTCCGGTTCGACTCTTACTAAACTCACTGCGCGTTACGTGTTAGCTGACGTTCCCGTGGAAACAACTATTAATGAGACAATACAAACCGTTTTTACCGTTctagaaaacaaaacaatatcGGGCAACACAACAGAACTGAACGTTACCAAGACAACGACGAGCACGAATACAATTACGTTTTCGACGATACtgaatcagaaatataaaacAGAATTTAAACCTCGCGGTAAAACTCAGGTTTCAGCGAATCTGTATCAACCGTTTTCAGGAAATTCag GTTATGATATTGATAAACCGCTGATTGCTGGTGTCGGAGTTTACAACAATCAGAACAGTTTAACACGTATCGACGCTTCACGATCAGTGAATATATTCCTCCCGACAGCAGACGGATTATGTTCAAACTCTCGTCTCACCGAGGTTCCGTTCGCTATCGATGTCTCCAGCGCGTGTTTTATCAATCTGAAACTCTCAGATTTTAACGACTGCCAATATTTAAA GGAGCTGATTCTGGCTAATTTAAACGCTGCGATGCCCGCTGATTTTATAGCACCGATCGGAAATCCCGATTTAACTAAAACGGACGCCTGGATTCCAATTATAAG ggaaaacattatcaattacattcgACCTACGTCTGCTTCTACTAACGCTACTACTGCGCCACCTATTAGCACCACTGTAGATCCGGGACAGCGCGCTTTTTACGAGCCTTACGACGTGATAAAGGGTCAATGTGAAAATATAACCACGGGAATAAACCTGCAAGTGATATACAGTCAAACTGGAGAAATTAAAGGAAAATCTATTTACAGAATTATGGGCGCTTATATCAA ttacACAATATCATCGATAGATTTGAGTTGTAGTGGAACAGAGTCTAAACGATGTTTACCAAACAGTCAACAAATTGAACCGTTTCAATTGACATCAACGGTCCAATTTATTAAAGTGAATGGATTGATTCCTTACCCTCCGACACA GAATCATACAGTAATGCGTAGAGCTGGTATTTGCTGGTGGGATGTTTGTGATGAACATGTACTGTTCCCGCTACTCCCCGAGTTTCAGGGCGACTCACGAGAATACACCCTCGCCATGGGTttattattaacatttttatttatctggttttatatatttgtttgtttcCCCTGGAAACATCTCGAACCATAG